Proteins co-encoded in one Candidatus Zymogenaceae bacterium genomic window:
- a CDS encoding formate C-acetyltransferase/glycerol dehydratase family glycyl radical enzyme, with product MATGGGTTPARKLPDSRVGRLRERIINAPQEVSIERARYLTRSMKNNWDRHPLERISMAFSDVLDNISVVIHDDELIVGSRTEKLKGAPLFPENKMRWIEGDVDNFDTRVLQRALITEKEKKEITDDILPFWEGKSVEYLLEERLPEDVGEDMDKYIFTMMLEITYGIGHFTMDHDMVLSIGLSGVIARAREKFDALSAQDKEGKKGILYQAMIRSMEAVIRHSHRYAEKAARMAETEKDPVRKEELKKIAEICKKVPEHPAETFHEAVQAVYFIHLMSQLESGGNSISLGRIDRILQPYYDRDRETGAVDYEQAVELLSLMFLKTNEIWNVLEEAFIPGGEGTEGKTTQNVIVGGVDEDGNDATTELSFAGLDAFAKINTVQPNFGVRINKNTPHDFLTKAADYVRDGVLMHFHNDDAIIPTLIEGGHTPADARNYGVVGCLEPNAQGKTFGSTFAVQFNGIKCMEFALSGGIDNTFGYQSGLETGDPADFTSFEDVWDAYASQVSHFIGQMVKGMNVLDEILAENVPSPFASAMIEGAMDKGIDVTSGGAVYNSTGVQYMGFANVADSLYAVKKAVFEDNVLTIGELAEMLSDDWTDTEEKRAYFLKKLPKFGNDVDEVDEMAAKVLTHFCDVLATHKNYRGGAFWPGVFSVGFHLAMGSFTAATPDGRASGDILGNGLTPTTGNALKGPTSVVNSITKLPLTRIFNGANLNLRLPGKNVGTDALSAFIRTYFEKGGLQVQFNMVDSDTLRNAQKNPDNYRDLVVRISGYSVLFTGLSDTAQDEIISRTEYNL from the coding sequence ATGGCTACTGGAGGCGGCACAACCCCCGCACGAAAACTCCCGGACAGCCGGGTCGGGCGGCTTCGGGAGCGCATCATCAATGCGCCCCAGGAGGTAAGTATAGAACGGGCCAGATACCTGACCCGATCCATGAAAAATAATTGGGATCGGCACCCATTAGAGCGCATAAGTATGGCCTTTTCGGACGTGCTGGACAACATCAGCGTGGTCATCCACGACGACGAGCTGATCGTGGGCAGTCGCACCGAAAAGCTCAAGGGCGCACCGCTCTTCCCGGAAAACAAAATGCGCTGGATCGAGGGTGACGTAGACAACTTCGACACCCGGGTGCTCCAGCGGGCGCTCATTACGGAGAAGGAGAAAAAGGAGATCACCGACGACATCCTCCCCTTCTGGGAGGGGAAATCGGTGGAATATCTCCTGGAAGAGCGTCTGCCCGAGGACGTGGGCGAGGATATGGATAAATATATCTTCACCATGATGCTGGAGATTACCTACGGCATCGGTCATTTCACCATGGATCACGACATGGTGCTGTCCATCGGCCTCTCGGGCGTCATCGCCCGGGCGCGGGAGAAATTTGATGCGCTTTCGGCGCAGGACAAGGAGGGTAAAAAAGGCATCCTCTACCAGGCCATGATCCGCTCCATGGAGGCGGTCATCCGCCACTCACACAGGTACGCCGAGAAGGCGGCCCGGATGGCCGAGACGGAAAAGGACCCGGTCCGGAAAGAAGAGCTGAAAAAGATCGCCGAGATATGCAAAAAAGTGCCCGAGCACCCGGCAGAAACCTTTCACGAGGCGGTCCAGGCCGTCTACTTCATCCACTTGATGTCACAGCTTGAGAGCGGGGGAAATTCCATCTCCCTGGGCCGCATCGACCGGATCCTCCAGCCCTATTACGACCGCGACCGGGAGACCGGCGCCGTCGACTACGAACAGGCCGTCGAGCTGTTATCGCTCATGTTCCTCAAGACCAACGAGATATGGAACGTCCTTGAGGAGGCCTTCATCCCCGGGGGCGAGGGCACCGAGGGAAAAACCACCCAGAACGTGATCGTGGGGGGAGTGGACGAGGATGGAAACGACGCCACCACCGAGCTGTCCTTCGCGGGTCTGGACGCCTTCGCCAAAATCAACACCGTCCAGCCCAACTTCGGCGTGCGCATCAATAAAAACACGCCCCACGACTTTCTGACAAAAGCCGCGGACTACGTCCGGGACGGCGTCCTCATGCATTTCCACAACGACGACGCCATCATCCCGACACTGATAGAAGGCGGACACACGCCGGCCGACGCCCGCAACTACGGCGTGGTGGGGTGCCTGGAGCCGAACGCCCAGGGCAAGACCTTCGGCTCCACCTTCGCCGTGCAGTTCAACGGCATCAAGTGCATGGAGTTCGCCCTCTCCGGCGGCATCGACAACACTTTCGGCTACCAGTCCGGGCTGGAGACCGGCGACCCCGCGGACTTTACCTCCTTCGAGGACGTCTGGGACGCCTACGCCTCACAGGTCTCCCACTTCATCGGTCAGATGGTTAAGGGGATGAACGTCCTTGATGAAATTCTCGCCGAAAACGTCCCCTCACCGTTTGCCTCTGCGATGATCGAGGGGGCGATGGACAAAGGGATTGACGTCACCTCCGGCGGCGCCGTATACAACTCCACGGGTGTGCAGTACATGGGGTTCGCCAATGTGGCCGACAGTCTCTACGCCGTGAAAAAGGCGGTCTTCGAGGATAACGTCCTCACCATCGGGGAGCTGGCGGAGATGTTGAGCGATGACTGGACGGACACCGAGGAGAAGCGGGCCTATTTTCTGAAGAAGCTTCCCAAGTTCGGTAACGACGTCGATGAAGTGGACGAGATGGCGGCAAAAGTTCTCACCCACTTCTGCGATGTCCTGGCGACCCATAAAAACTACCGGGGCGGGGCGTTCTGGCCCGGGGTTTTCTCGGTCGGGTTTCACCTGGCGATGGGCTCCTTTACCGCCGCCACGCCGGACGGCCGGGCCTCCGGTGATATCTTGGGCAACGGTCTGACCCCCACCACCGGCAACGCCCTCAAGGGTCCCACGTCGGTGGTCAACTCAATCACGAAGCTCCCGCTGACGCGGATATTCAACGGCGCAAACCTGAACCTGAGACTCCCGGGAAAGAACGTCGGGACGGACGCGCTCAGTGCGTTCATCCGCACCTACTTCGAAAAGGGCGGCCTCCAGGTACAGTTCAACATGGTCGATTCAGACACCTTGAGGAATGCCCAGAAGAACCCGGATAATTACCGGGATCTTGTGGTGCGCATCAGCGGGTATTCGGTCCTCTTCACGGGGCTTTCCGATACCGCCCAGGACGAGATCATCAGCCGCACCGAGTACAATCTCTAA
- a CDS encoding SDR family NAD(P)-dependent oxidoreductase encodes MGKNIVITGLGDGMGRHVAVMLAEKGYRIAGFDVDKKGVETLASELKKIGGDHYLTDMNITDRKGILKFRDEVLKKFGHVDIVLSNVGIGFFGPFEEVSLEEALKCLEINVIGAMSIFQAFIPSLREQGAGRLVAMSSLVGRIPFPFESIYTASKFAISGFVESMKYEVSPFGIEVGIIEPAQVSTSFAAKIHKLPPEGSPYRDRVKRFIDRDNELIKTAPTPEAAAKTIVKTLEKKRLPFYSQLLFADSFLMSLNRYLPKKIKDAILLGYMKIKV; translated from the coding sequence ATCGGTAAAAACATCGTGATAACCGGGCTGGGCGACGGCATGGGTCGCCACGTGGCCGTCATGCTCGCCGAAAAGGGCTATCGCATCGCGGGCTTCGACGTGGATAAAAAGGGCGTCGAGACCCTAGCCTCGGAGTTGAAAAAGATCGGCGGCGATCATTACCTCACGGACATGAACATCACCGACCGGAAGGGAATCCTGAAATTCAGGGACGAGGTCCTCAAAAAGTTCGGCCATGTGGACATCGTGCTCTCCAATGTGGGCATCGGCTTTTTCGGCCCCTTCGAGGAGGTCAGCCTGGAAGAGGCGCTGAAGTGTCTCGAGATCAACGTCATCGGCGCGATGTCCATCTTCCAGGCGTTCATCCCCTCTCTGAGGGAACAGGGCGCGGGGCGCCTGGTGGCCATGTCGTCCCTCGTGGGACGCATCCCCTTCCCCTTCGAGTCGATCTACACCGCGTCGAAATTCGCCATCAGCGGTTTCGTGGAATCGATGAAGTACGAGGTCTCCCCCTTCGGCATCGAGGTCGGCATTATCGAGCCCGCCCAGGTGTCCACCAGCTTCGCCGCGAAGATTCACAAGCTCCCCCCGGAGGGATCCCCCTACCGGGATCGGGTGAAACGATTCATCGATCGCGACAACGAGCTGATCAAGACCGCCCCCACGCCCGAGGCGGCTGCCAAGACCATCGTCAAGACGCTGGAAAAGAAGCGACTTCCCTTCTACAGCCAGCTATTGTTTGCCGATTCGTTCCTCATGTCTCTCAACCGCTATCTCCCCAAGAAGATAAAAGACGCGATCCTGTTGGGCTACATGAAAATCAAGGTTTAG
- a CDS encoding CoA transferase subunit A has protein sequence MSKLMSVKEAVERFVPDGAFVYIGGYICRPPFSAIHEIIRQNKRHLTISRSNAADGFDMLIGAGCVDRFISTFLSLGLYGLARCYRRSIEKGVPHKIEVEEYTNLSLPMMFLAGSLGMPFIPVKDMAGTDLLNVKSFMGDDKYKLIDSPFDGSPTLLVPALKPDVGIIHVQQADENGNAQIWGIGGDCQWGANASKQVIITAERIVSRDVIGLDPSRTIVPDFKVVAVVEDPFGAHPGYTPGFYDVDFVFGSLYQQASNTVDGFEAFLDEWVFGTDDRDGYIQHYIEKFGYAQFKKLHAAFGHSPSVSYEY, from the coding sequence ATGAGTAAACTCATGTCCGTCAAGGAGGCCGTGGAGCGGTTCGTACCGGACGGCGCCTTCGTCTACATCGGGGGGTATATCTGCCGCCCGCCCTTTTCGGCCATACACGAAATCATCAGACAGAATAAAAGGCACCTCACCATCTCCCGGAGCAACGCCGCCGACGGATTCGACATGCTCATCGGTGCCGGATGCGTGGATCGGTTTATCAGCACATTTCTGTCCCTGGGGCTCTACGGCCTCGCCCGGTGCTATCGCCGCTCCATCGAGAAGGGCGTTCCTCACAAAATCGAGGTGGAGGAATACACGAACCTGTCGCTTCCGATGATGTTCCTTGCCGGATCCTTGGGCATGCCCTTCATACCGGTCAAGGATATGGCGGGCACGGACCTTTTGAACGTGAAGTCCTTCATGGGTGACGACAAGTACAAGCTCATCGACTCCCCCTTCGACGGCTCCCCCACCCTCCTGGTCCCGGCGCTGAAGCCGGACGTTGGCATCATCCACGTCCAGCAGGCCGACGAGAACGGCAACGCACAAATCTGGGGCATCGGCGGGGACTGCCAGTGGGGGGCAAACGCCTCGAAACAGGTCATCATCACCGCTGAGCGCATCGTCTCCCGTGACGTCATCGGCCTGGATCCCTCACGAACCATCGTGCCGGACTTCAAGGTCGTGGCGGTGGTGGAGGATCCCTTCGGGGCGCATCCCGGATACACGCCGGGCTTTTACGACGTCGACTTCGTCTTCGGCTCCCTCTACCAGCAGGCGTCGAATACCGTGGATGGATTTGAAGCCTTTCTTGACGAGTGGGTCTTCGGCACCGACGATCGCGACGGCTACATCCAGCACTACATCGAGAAGTTCGGCTACGCCCAATTCAAAAAGCTCCACGCCGCCTTCGGGCACAGTCCGTCGGTCAGCTATGAGTATTAA